From the Macrobrachium rosenbergii isolate ZJJX-2024 chromosome 50, ASM4041242v1, whole genome shotgun sequence genome, the window cggatataaacccaatcctagTTATGGTGTCTTTCCCTGTTTATCagatccaataaattttagcaaaagcggaaaagtccacaaaaattaactcaaagaaatatataatggtctatgggactcttggactcaaacctgggaacagattcctggggttcaaaagccccctcaccacgccaaggtggtcccaaatcgagggggtgTCACAGGTAATGAAGTCCATCTTATttaattccttatatatattttgttatatcaaATCTTTTTTAATGTGCCGCTGCAACTGATCAACCATTTTCACATTAGTCTATAAATTACATTTACTTTAGTTAGACAAAAAAACTGAGtcttaaagataaatattaagaaaatcgtTGCTGAATGAATGTCTACCACTTATCTAAATGCGTCACTGTTCATATTTACTTCCCTTACATATTATATCTGACAGAGCATAAGGGTTATCGGACACCACATTATTGTTTTACTGATATTATATTGTACTCCATAAAATTCGTCGGAACCAGTTCTTCATTCAAACGTAAACATtaacacttgttaattaaacttttatgatatattatatatatatatatatatatatatatatatatatatatatatatatatatatatatatatatatatatatatatatacacgcatacacacacatacacacacacacacacacacacacacacacatatatatatatatatatatatatatatatatatatatatatatatatatataatattcgaaATCTAATTAGTATGTGTAGGTTGTTagtcatccatcattatcaactGTAGTAAACATATTTTCCATGTATTTCAGCAGTACATGATGAACAGTGAATAATGTATGTCATGGATTtcggaaggagaaaaggaaatctAATTCggagagaaaagtaaaacaaaagaaataaactttcTTGTTCAAAAACAGGAATTGCCATGAGTGAAAGCTGGTGGTAGCAGATTTTCGTAGAAGACAAACAATATTCCTGCAGTCAATGAGtgtgaaaaatacttttactcgTTATGTTGTATCCTTTATAAAGTTAGAAGTACCCTGTGTTCAGCTTCTTTACTCTGCCTACACCGAAAAGTCCGTTTCGTACAAAATTTCTGACACAGTGGATAGTGTTGTTTTCAAACTTCTCTCTATTCCAGCTAAGAAGTCATCAAGTCTTTTCAAGAGGAGCAAATATCGCCATCATGTTATCCTTAGTGGGACATAAGGGGGTCGCTCTGACGGTGATGTTCATCATTACGGCGATAGGTTCGTTTTCTCCCCTTTACTTAAGAAAGATATTCTTGAAGCACGTACATGGAAAGAAAGCAGAGGTAAGAaccacttttttttaatgtttaaaaatttgttaaacaGCTTCGTTTTCTGTGTGCTATGAGATGATACTGTACTGCAGAAAGGTATCAAAGGGATTGGTGGATCAGAATCTGGGGTCGCTGTTGAATTTAAACAACAGTACGATACAGAAGCTTCataggatatatattttatatatatatatatatatatatatatatatatatatatatatatatatatttatatatgtgtgtgtcgaaCCAAATAGATATTaataggctttgcagtgacaagtgtatccaaagcgtgtgaagaaatcgagatgtatttattacaaatacatacgtatctggtaaaaaagtacCGGTAAAttctattactctctctctctctctctctctctctctctctctatatatatatatatatatatatatatatatatatatatatatatatatatatatatatttatatatatacataaatatacatacatgtatacacatatttatgtaaaatatatatgtacataatacacacacatatatatatatatatatatatatatatatatatatatatattttttttttttttttttctaagaaatgaGCATGTATGACATGCTCAGCTGAAGTATAGATGGGGTTCATTACTGATCATGGGAATAAATTAGTACAAAAAGTTTCGAAAATTCTTCCTGCAGATTACCCTGAGTGGCTGCCTGTGTTTTGGCGCCGGCGTCCTGATGGCTACCATCTTCCTCCATATTCTACCGGAAGCTGTCGAACAGATTGGAGACGCCATGGAGACAGGTCTCATGCCCACCATTTCGTACCCTATCACCCAAATTTCACTGTGCTTAGGGTTCTTTTTCGTGTACTTGATTGAAGAACTCGTGCATTATTGCATAgaacgcaaaaacaaaaaaagggacaCAGGAAAACCTGTCCAAATTGTTCATGATAACAAAGGATTCGACCACGAAGGGAACGATTCCAGTATTCCACATATGCACGACCATAGCGCCACCCACAATTACCTGAAGAAGGAGTCGCTGATTGGGTCCCTAATAGTCGTATTGGCTTTATCCTTCCACGGATTTATGGAAGGCATGGCACTTGGGTTGGAGGGCCATCAGAGCGACGTCTGGTTGATGTTCGCTGCTCTGTGTTCACACAAGATCTTCATTTCCTTCAGTATGTCCATGGAATTATTGGAGGTGGGAGTGCCCTTGAAAATTCTCATCCTGAGCATGATGGTATTCTCCTTGGCTTCTCCTATTGGCGGTATCGTCGGGGCTATCGTGACCGCTGACTCTTCTGGGACGGACAACGCAGCTAGTGTTCTGGCACCAGCTTTCCTACAGGCCATATCTGCCGGCACCATTTTGTACGTCACGTTCTGCGAGGTTCTAGAGAGAGAACGAGCTAAAACGAGCGGTGGACTGGTTAAATTTGCCTGTCTATTGGTTGGGTTCTCAGTCATGGCCGGCTTGCAGGCGCTGGACCATGATGATGACGGAAAATCGGCTGACGCAACTTCAACGTCAGCTCTAATGACTCATAGCACGACGGAGGAATCCGTGGCAGCAGTCTTATCGACGACATGAAGGCATTTTAGCCTTTTATAGATTATCTTTCTTTAAGTTAAGGCACCCTCTTGATAAATGATTCttcattatataaaatgtgtacgTTCCATTTGTTAAATATATCTATCGCTACCCTTTATcaatgaattaattttcataatcttGATTAGAGCATTTTTCGCcaaaagttatttcatcaaaataGGTATAAAGAAGCAAAACTAGCTAAGGCCATccaggataaaaaaatatattgataaactgCTAAACATCACTAAATACTGAAATAAGGCAATGATATCAACCTAAATTTCGTAATCAAAACTGTTCATACTGAACGCCAGTATTTTCAGGTGTAATTATTCCTCAGAATACAGGCATACAAAGGGGcactaaaaagaaaaggaaacaatttcCTAAGAACATTATCGAAATTAACAAACTAAAGAGGAATTCTCTAAATAAAATCCTACTTAATCAATGCCAACACGAAAAGGTCAGCTGTGTTTTTGATCCTGGGGAAAACAGTAACCAATATTTCTGATACTAATATTCTGCTACTCTTTGCTAAAGAaaactgtcataaatatatacacacacacacacacatatatatatacatacatacatacatacatatatatatatatatatatatatatatatatatatatatatatatatatatatatacacactagcgtGTATCATTGGTATCATTGAATGTAATTAAGACAACAGAGTTAGCAGGATGAAAAATAGGACTCGGGTAGAAACAGATGTGAAAGGAGcatttgaaaacaatgtaaaaattgcaaaatCGTCACAGGATCAGCAGGGAGTGTTTGTGGGTATTGGAGGGTAGAAAGTTGAAGTAAAACACGGTCATTTAATGGCAACGGTTCAAAACGCATATTTCAGTATACCACGGAATTGGTATTTTAGGATCTGACTGACAAAGTCAAACTGACGACAGAAAGATTCATAGGGAACGAACAGAATGTGTTTAAACAAAGGGGAGGGTATTTCAGTTATAAGACTTTTCAAAGAAAGGAGTAGAAAAGCTTAAGGCAGAATCAGTGTTGGGTGTTAGGGCTGATGGAATATGGAACATATGTTATTAACAGGAACTGAAAGCTTTTTTGATGGAAGTAGTGTGCGTTAGAATAAtgctgatgaaaaataaaaggggtcTGAGATATGGGTGTGTTATGTCTTCATTAC encodes:
- the LOC136832830 gene encoding zinc transporter ZIP1-like isoform X1, whose product is MASVDLWLSLNQDYQLRSHQVFSRGANIAIMLSLVGHKGVALTVMFIITAIGSFSPLYLRKIFLKHVHGKKAEITLSGCLCFGAGVLMATIFLHILPEAVEQIGDAMETGLMPTISYPITQISLCLGFFFVYLIEELVHYCIERKNKKRDTGKPVQIVHDNKGFDHEGNDSSIPHMHDHSATHNYLKKESLIGSLIVVLALSFHGFMEGMALGLEGHQSDVWLMFAALCSHKIFISFSMSMELLEVGVPLKILILSMMVFSLASPIGGIVGAIVTADSSGTDNAASVLAPAFLQAISAGTILYVTFCEVLERERAKTSGGLVKFACLLVGFSVMAGLQALDHDDDGKSADATSTSALMTHSTTEESVAAVLSTT
- the LOC136832830 gene encoding zinc transporter ZIP1-like isoform X2 translates to MLSLVGHKGVALTVMFIITAIGSFSPLYLRKIFLKHVHGKKAEITLSGCLCFGAGVLMATIFLHILPEAVEQIGDAMETGLMPTISYPITQISLCLGFFFVYLIEELVHYCIERKNKKRDTGKPVQIVHDNKGFDHEGNDSSIPHMHDHSATHNYLKKESLIGSLIVVLALSFHGFMEGMALGLEGHQSDVWLMFAALCSHKIFISFSMSMELLEVGVPLKILILSMMVFSLASPIGGIVGAIVTADSSGTDNAASVLAPAFLQAISAGTILYVTFCEVLERERAKTSGGLVKFACLLVGFSVMAGLQALDHDDDGKSADATSTSALMTHSTTEESVAAVLSTT